In Paenibacillus sp. 1781tsa1, one DNA window encodes the following:
- a CDS encoding iron-hydroxamate ABC transporter substrate-binding protein produces MFAAKKRFSGLLLMLAIIMILAACSSGTGSTATEQTSAAGTETTTASSETNTDTSSGSDNSNATRIYKSLSGDVEIPAEPKRIVTDMYVSDLLALGVKPVGAVQYYLENPFYAEQVEGIESIGDRAAVSMEKVIAMNPDLIITYSDQASEIESYQKIAPTVVIPYGTFTNVHDEIRGFGQLMNKSEAAEAWLKTYDERIEAARAKVKTVIKPEETFSILEVSDKSYYGYGDNFGRGGQAVYSALQLAPLEITKKELMGDTQWKEISREVVGDYAGDHIFLTVGENNKNYQGDSIWQSLPAVKNNQVYELLEDRYWYFDPIAIQGQAEEFADMIVERAEQNRK; encoded by the coding sequence ATGTTTGCTGCAAAAAAACGCTTTTCCGGCTTGCTGCTTATGCTCGCCATCATTATGATTCTGGCTGCTTGTAGCAGCGGAACAGGCTCCACTGCCACCGAACAGACATCGGCAGCGGGAACCGAAACAACAACAGCCTCTTCCGAGACGAACACAGACACGTCGTCCGGTTCGGACAATTCGAATGCTACGCGAATCTACAAGTCATTAAGCGGGGATGTTGAAATTCCGGCTGAACCGAAACGGATCGTGACGGATATGTACGTAAGTGATCTGCTTGCACTGGGTGTGAAACCTGTTGGTGCTGTTCAATATTATTTGGAAAACCCGTTCTATGCAGAACAGGTGGAGGGCATTGAAAGTATCGGTGATCGGGCAGCGGTATCGATGGAGAAGGTCATTGCCATGAACCCGGATCTGATCATTACCTACTCCGACCAAGCCAGTGAAATTGAGAGTTATCAAAAGATCGCACCTACCGTAGTGATTCCTTATGGTACATTCACCAATGTACATGACGAAATTCGGGGATTCGGACAGCTGATGAACAAATCCGAAGCAGCCGAAGCTTGGCTGAAAACGTACGACGAACGGATTGAAGCCGCTCGTGCTAAGGTGAAAACCGTCATCAAACCGGAGGAAACCTTCTCCATCCTTGAAGTATCCGACAAGAGTTATTATGGATATGGAGACAATTTTGGTCGAGGAGGACAAGCGGTCTACAGTGCTCTGCAACTTGCCCCACTCGAGATCACCAAAAAAGAACTGATGGGTGATACCCAGTGGAAAGAGATTTCGCGTGAAGTTGTTGGTGATTATGCAGGGGATCATATCTTCTTGACCGTTGGGGAGAACAATAAAAATTACCAAGGTGACTCCATCTGGCAATCCCTGCCGGCAGTGAAAAACAATCAGGTGTACGAATTACTGGAAGACCGTTACTGGTACTTCGACCCGATTGCGATTCAAGGTCAGGCTGAAGAATTCGCCGATATGATCGTAGAACGTGCCGAGCAAAATCGTAAATAA
- a CDS encoding LacI family DNA-binding transcriptional regulator — protein MATIKDVAKLAGVALSTASYALSGDSKVSAKTKAKVLEAARELNYRKNGFAMDLKRSRTNTIALILTDLSGPYYSELIRSVQDVALANGYDLIACSSMGGRDSTAVRFLREKRVDGAIILAHNIHDDILVESAGQRFPIIVMDRQLSSDHLVNVLVDGEQGGYLATHHLIQAGHQKIAYISGPSNSYDNALRYQGYLRAMREAGLEEKSKWRLNGNFVREGGYSATKMMMMQGDLPSAVFYGNDEMAIGGLKALEERGISVPNDISVIGFDDIQLSEYVRPPLTTIRQPKHEAGSLAGHLLFQMLNGEAVDPSYTLTINLIERSSVRSV, from the coding sequence ATGGCAACGATTAAGGATGTGGCAAAGCTGGCAGGTGTAGCACTCTCGACTGCTTCCTATGCGCTGAGCGGGGATAGCAAGGTTAGTGCCAAGACCAAGGCTAAAGTGCTTGAGGCAGCACGAGAACTGAATTACCGCAAGAACGGCTTTGCCATGGACCTGAAGCGGAGCCGGACGAACACGATCGCTTTGATTCTGACCGATCTGTCGGGCCCGTATTACTCGGAGTTGATCCGTAGTGTACAGGATGTGGCCCTCGCGAACGGGTACGACCTGATTGCGTGCAGCTCCATGGGTGGACGGGATTCAACGGCAGTGAGATTTTTGCGTGAAAAAAGAGTAGACGGAGCCATCATCCTGGCGCATAACATCCATGATGATATTCTGGTGGAATCTGCCGGACAGCGCTTTCCGATCATTGTGATGGATCGTCAACTGTCGAGTGACCATTTGGTCAACGTGCTGGTGGATGGAGAGCAAGGCGGTTATCTTGCTACGCACCATCTGATCCAGGCTGGACATCAGAAGATTGCTTATATTAGTGGCCCATCCAACTCGTATGACAACGCGCTCCGTTACCAAGGGTATCTGCGAGCGATGCGGGAAGCGGGACTTGAAGAAAAGTCCAAATGGCGTCTGAACGGCAACTTTGTGCGTGAGGGTGGATACAGTGCTACCAAAATGATGATGATGCAGGGTGATCTTCCCTCAGCGGTATTTTACGGTAACGATGAGATGGCCATTGGCGGCCTGAAAGCATTGGAAGAGCGAGGTATATCGGTGCCGAATGACATTTCCGTAATCGGTTTTGATGATATTCAGTTGTCGGAATATGTTCGTCCACCGCTGACAACGATACGCCAGCCGAAGCATGAAGCCGGGTCGCTCGCCGGCCATCTGTTATTCCAGATGCTCAATGGCGAAGCGGTTGACCCTTCATATACGTTAACGATTAATCTGATCGAGCGCAGCTCTGTACGTTCCGTTTAG
- a CDS encoding ABC transporter substrate-binding protein codes for MNIFKPTYHQKSLSRPISLQKIQSVPVALFKLCHLVQLHDREVFSRIDEMWNTLHVLYIVTAGQARIISAEGKLTLNAGSAVVRQAGNLLQHENKRGSLSPIQGIAIAFDSTENEQLSWPFGLPAPIVSRNLTDKAVELVQACSKGHDSSPFRPHMLFYELLDILQDHVAYSAHEDHSWLDNVLRHIHQMYTHPLTREQLARDANVSPEHFSREFKKHTGLTFVEYVTRLRIRMAQEHLLIANPTLQEIAQLTGYRDTFYLSRKFKQMVGSAPTHYRKMPKKVVSLTYNYTASLLALGHIPHMGAVASWMEDTRGEHKRDHFEQHSEYELVKHPELIENAHPDVIIGYAPHPGSDELRVIAPTILMPFEELDWQEQLLHLGRITGLESNARALLNRYHQLEQEANHVLDQWMEGTRGSAVCMFMIGEDGAYIYGHGWGRASHVLYQSLGFTPPSQMVQDGQLLTGYVHVPLSEIHLYAADHMFVAYPEEPSERERLDNLLNQESWSTLPAVREGRVYEIDADTFYGFDPLSVMEQLQRIMHHLTS; via the coding sequence ATGAATATTTTCAAGCCCACGTATCATCAAAAATCGCTGTCCCGCCCCATTTCCTTGCAGAAGATTCAGTCTGTACCCGTTGCCCTGTTCAAGCTGTGCCATCTGGTGCAGCTTCACGACCGCGAAGTATTCTCTCGCATAGATGAAATGTGGAACACACTTCATGTACTATACATCGTTACTGCTGGACAGGCCAGGATAATTAGTGCAGAGGGAAAACTCACATTAAATGCAGGCTCCGCAGTCGTTCGGCAAGCCGGAAACCTGCTTCAGCACGAGAACAAGCGCGGCTCTCTGTCGCCAATACAGGGCATTGCGATTGCTTTTGATTCCACTGAAAATGAACAGCTATCCTGGCCTTTCGGGTTACCAGCCCCCATTGTGAGCCGCAATCTCACTGACAAGGCAGTGGAGCTGGTTCAAGCCTGTTCGAAAGGCCATGATTCCAGCCCTTTCAGGCCACATATGCTGTTCTATGAGTTACTGGACATCTTGCAAGATCATGTAGCCTATTCTGCTCATGAAGATCATTCCTGGCTCGATAACGTACTCAGACATATCCATCAGATGTATACACATCCGCTGACCCGCGAACAATTGGCACGAGATGCCAATGTGAGTCCCGAGCATTTCTCACGGGAGTTCAAGAAACATACTGGTCTTACTTTTGTTGAATATGTGACTCGTCTCAGAATCAGGATGGCCCAAGAGCATCTGTTGATCGCGAATCCTACGCTACAGGAAATTGCACAATTGACAGGCTACAGGGACACTTTCTATCTGAGCCGCAAATTCAAACAGATGGTTGGCTCTGCACCAACTCACTACCGGAAAATGCCCAAGAAGGTTGTATCCTTGACTTACAACTATACGGCTTCACTTCTGGCACTGGGCCACATCCCCCACATGGGCGCCGTAGCAAGCTGGATGGAAGATACACGGGGAGAACATAAGCGTGATCACTTTGAACAGCATTCCGAGTATGAGCTGGTTAAACATCCAGAGCTGATTGAAAATGCTCATCCTGATGTCATTATCGGGTATGCACCACATCCCGGTTCTGATGAACTACGTGTGATTGCCCCAACCATTCTGATGCCCTTTGAAGAACTCGATTGGCAGGAGCAACTTCTTCATCTGGGCCGAATTACCGGGCTTGAGTCCAATGCACGGGCGTTATTGAATCGATATCATCAACTTGAACAAGAGGCCAATCATGTGTTGGATCAATGGATGGAAGGAACACGCGGGTCCGCCGTTTGCATGTTTATGATCGGAGAGGACGGCGCTTATATCTATGGTCATGGCTGGGGCAGAGCTTCCCATGTGCTGTATCAATCCCTTGGTTTCACCCCACCCTCACAGATGGTGCAGGATGGGCAGTTACTAACAGGGTACGTTCATGTTCCGTTGTCCGAGATTCACTTGTATGCAGCAGATCACATGTTTGTTGCCTACCCTGAGGAACCCTCCGAGCGAGAAAGGCTGGATAACCTGCTCAATCAGGAATCCTGGAGTACCCTCCCCGCCGTTCGTGAAGGACGGGTATACGAGATCGATGCCGACACGTTTTACGGATTTGATCCCTTGTCCGTTATGGAGCAATTGCAGCGTATAATGCATCACCTGACATCATAA